Proteins from a genomic interval of Streptomyces sp. TLI_235:
- a CDS encoding TadE-like protein produces the protein MARGDRGQATVEFLGLFPLLVAVLVAIWQGTVLAMTFILAGHAAAAGARAAAVHSDARVAALRDLPAGWRDGATVRLEHWISASGGEQELRAVSVDLSVPLLFPGLWRLPLHASGRAGVLEEAGS, from the coding sequence ATGGCACGTGGGGACCGCGGACAGGCCACCGTCGAATTCCTCGGTCTCTTCCCCCTCCTTGTCGCGGTCCTCGTCGCCATCTGGCAGGGAACAGTTCTGGCCATGACCTTCATCCTGGCCGGCCACGCGGCAGCGGCCGGTGCGCGTGCCGCCGCCGTGCACTCCGACGCCCGCGTCGCGGCACTGCGCGACCTGCCGGCGGGCTGGCGGGACGGGGCGACGGTTCGCCTGGAGCACTGGATCAGCGCATCCGGCGGCGAACAGGAACTGCGCGCAGTCAGCGTCGACCTGTCCGTGCCACTGCTCTTCCCCGGCCTCTGGCGCCTGCCCCTCCACGCGTCCGGCCGGGCGGGTGTCCTCGAGGAGGCCGGGTCGTGA
- a CDS encoding pilus assembly protein CpaB has protein sequence MNPRQRRGLVLIVAACVGALLVFTLVSRVIADVKSQVGPLIPVLVLNRPLPAYTPIDPSAVEVRQVPRRWLSATFLQTPAELSGKVAATDLAAGSYLERDMVADRPQLSPGEREIAILVNAETGVAGKIHPDSYVDIFATFAATDTTPAVSRIIVSGARTVDVGHLATVNDAVKDGTATQVVPITFALSPLDAQRVAYAESFAVKVRLAVVAPDSTRETDPKDRTYSLEADLAATSQTPGNKP, from the coding sequence ATGAACCCCCGCCAGCGTCGCGGCCTCGTCCTCATCGTCGCTGCCTGCGTCGGCGCACTGCTCGTCTTCACCCTGGTCTCCCGCGTGATCGCCGACGTCAAGAGCCAGGTCGGACCGCTCATACCGGTACTCGTCCTCAACCGCCCGCTGCCCGCCTACACGCCGATCGACCCGTCCGCCGTGGAAGTCCGCCAGGTTCCCCGACGCTGGCTCTCCGCGACCTTCCTCCAAACCCCCGCCGAACTCAGCGGAAAAGTCGCTGCCACCGATCTCGCCGCAGGCTCGTACCTCGAACGCGACATGGTCGCCGACCGTCCCCAACTGAGCCCCGGCGAACGAGAGATCGCCATTCTCGTCAACGCCGAGACCGGCGTGGCCGGCAAAATCCACCCCGACTCGTATGTCGACATCTTCGCGACCTTCGCCGCCACCGACACCACCCCGGCCGTCTCCCGGATCATCGTCTCCGGCGCCCGAACCGTCGACGTCGGACACCTGGCCACGGTCAACGACGCAGTCAAGGACGGCACAGCCACCCAAGTGGTCCCGATCACCTTCGCGCTCTCCCCGCTCGACGCCCAACGGGTCGCCTACGCCGAGAGCTTCGCCGTCAAGGTACGTCTGGCCGTCGTCGCCCCCGACTCCACACGCGAGACCGACCCCAAGGACCGCACCTACTCGCTCGAGGCGGACCTGGCGGCCACATCGCAGACCCCGGGAAACAAGCCATGA
- a CDS encoding tight adherence protein C yields MDDLWLPPAAAACFVLLCWGWRLRRTEPTLPPDLTPAPPGTRRRPPSLYALAELIGRRLVAHTLVLMGPRRIRRIRGRLERAGTHGLTVERYAARRAGLAVLGTGFALLCLADGSPVLAALILPISLFWADITLNSAIGRRRQEIERTLPDFLDVLTVTVSAGLGFRQALERVAERQTGPLGEEIATLLRQMELGMSRRTAFEELRRRNPSGQLGMFVTALLQAEELGSPLGEALLLIASDIRREAAQSARRRAARAVPQVSAVVTLVLLPATVLLLAGALFVGSGIDISQFTGGNR; encoded by the coding sequence ATGGACGACCTGTGGCTCCCCCCCGCGGCGGCCGCCTGCTTCGTACTGCTCTGCTGGGGCTGGCGCCTGCGCCGCACAGAGCCGACACTTCCCCCCGATCTGACCCCCGCCCCCCCCGGCACGCGCCGACGGCCACCCTCCCTGTACGCCCTGGCCGAACTGATCGGTCGTCGGCTCGTCGCGCACACCCTCGTCCTGATGGGCCCCCGCCGCATCCGGCGCATCCGAGGACGACTCGAACGGGCCGGAACCCATGGCCTGACCGTTGAGCGCTACGCCGCTCGGCGCGCAGGACTGGCCGTCCTCGGCACGGGATTCGCCCTGTTGTGCCTGGCGGACGGATCACCCGTCCTGGCCGCACTGATCCTTCCGATCAGCCTGTTCTGGGCCGACATCACACTCAACTCGGCCATCGGACGCCGCCGACAGGAGATCGAGCGGACCCTCCCCGACTTCCTCGACGTGTTGACCGTCACCGTCAGCGCCGGCCTCGGCTTCCGCCAGGCCCTGGAACGCGTGGCCGAACGCCAGACCGGGCCGCTCGGCGAGGAGATCGCCACGTTGCTGCGCCAGATGGAACTGGGCATGAGCCGCCGCACGGCCTTCGAAGAACTGCGCCGACGCAACCCCAGCGGTCAACTCGGCATGTTCGTCACCGCCCTCCTCCAGGCCGAGGAACTCGGTTCCCCGCTCGGCGAAGCCCTGCTGCTCATCGCCAGCGACATCCGCCGGGAAGCAGCACAGAGCGCCCGCCGTCGTGCGGCCCGCGCAGTCCCTCAGGTCAGTGCCGTCGTCACCCTCGTCCTTCTCCCCGCCACCGTCCTGCTCCTCGCCGGCGCCCTGTTCGTCGGCTCGGGCATCGACATCTCCCAGTTCACCGGGGGCAACCGCTGA
- a CDS encoding tight adherence protein B — MNTALIALSAAGVHLLACAGAAMCWRDSRQRGQLLQRVRGSERQARSSVALLDARLRATALGRDLGRRITAAGLPMPVTTFYLMMLCAATTIGLLSAALLAPLLAPPAAVATLGAAYGFLERRRRQRNDRFVNQLPELARILSNAVSAGLAMRTALAMAAEEAAEPAGAELRQVCEGLRVGQPVEDALEQLRLRLPSREIGVLVTTLVLATRAGGSLVTALQHISQTLEARKELRREIRTQLAQAVATTYMVPVMGLGSLLLINTVQPGSIRQMTGSPIGQGVLAGAAALYALGMLMIRRITKIEN, encoded by the coding sequence ATGAACACCGCCCTCATCGCCCTGTCCGCCGCCGGCGTCCACCTGCTGGCCTGCGCAGGAGCCGCGATGTGCTGGCGCGACAGCCGCCAACGCGGGCAGCTTCTCCAGCGCGTCCGGGGAAGCGAGCGCCAGGCCCGATCCTCGGTGGCCCTCTTGGACGCCCGCCTGCGTGCCACCGCGCTCGGACGAGACCTCGGTCGCCGAATCACCGCTGCCGGGCTCCCGATGCCCGTCACCACCTTCTACCTGATGATGCTGTGCGCGGCCACCACCATAGGCCTGCTGTCCGCGGCCCTTCTCGCCCCGCTTCTCGCCCCGCCTGCCGCGGTCGCCACCCTCGGCGCCGCCTACGGCTTCCTGGAACGCCGACGCCGCCAACGCAACGACCGATTCGTCAATCAGCTTCCCGAGCTCGCCCGCATCCTCTCCAACGCCGTCTCGGCCGGGCTCGCCATGCGCACCGCTCTGGCGATGGCCGCCGAAGAGGCCGCGGAGCCCGCCGGCGCGGAGCTCCGCCAAGTCTGCGAGGGACTCAGGGTCGGACAGCCCGTCGAGGACGCCCTCGAGCAGCTTCGACTGCGACTGCCCTCACGGGAGATCGGCGTACTCGTCACCACGCTCGTCCTGGCCACCCGTGCCGGCGGTTCCCTGGTCACCGCCCTTCAGCACATCTCCCAGACCCTGGAAGCACGCAAGGAACTGCGACGCGAGATCCGCACCCAGCTCGCGCAGGCGGTCGCCACCACCTACATGGTCCCGGTGATGGGCCTCGGCAGCCTCTTGCTGATCAACACCGTCCAGCCCGGTTCGATCCGACAGATGACCGGATCACCCATCGGCCAGGGCGTGCTCGCGGGGGCAGCAGCCCTCTACGCGCTGGGCATGCTGATGATCCGCCGCATCACGAAGATCGAGAACTGA
- a CDS encoding SUKH-3 immunity protein of toxin-antitoxin system produces the protein MTEEKDRLPPGLESALIGASQVEYRPVDLGDACARYREAGYEVTPWLRRFLENYCGLSVTWSFRGVLDVELVTDVREALDVHPANVRHYARRAGFQVVPVGLAFDTEESVLLAENGDILLGGDAGVQRVAHGFEEAMRSLIMDTWDKSYL, from the coding sequence ATGACCGAAGAGAAAGACCGGCTTCCGCCGGGGCTGGAGAGCGCCCTCATCGGAGCGTCACAGGTCGAATACCGGCCGGTGGACCTGGGCGACGCATGCGCGCGCTATCGGGAGGCAGGCTACGAGGTCACGCCCTGGCTCCGCCGATTCCTGGAGAACTACTGTGGTCTCTCTGTCACCTGGTCGTTCCGCGGGGTCCTCGATGTCGAACTCGTCACCGATGTCAGGGAGGCCCTCGACGTGCATCCCGCCAACGTGCGCCACTATGCCCGACGGGCCGGCTTCCAGGTGGTGCCGGTCGGCCTGGCCTTTGACACCGAGGAGAGCGTGCTGCTCGCGGAGAATGGCGACATCCTGCTCGGCGGGGATGCCGGGGTCCAGCGGGTGGCGCACGGCTTCGAGGAAGCGATGCGCTCTCTCATCATGGACACCTGGGACAAGAGCTACCTGTGA
- a CDS encoding pilus assembly protein CpaE has protein sequence MTTRILLGASETELVALIRTLVTELGDSHLLDALGTSEAVLDALAVLHTDVDVVLLHEDLGRTPALQLIHEISLRYPNLGIVLLAREAAPETLLAAMEAGARGVLTLPLGLETLEARLHATAGWSQAIRDHIHGARSDLQDNHNGTVIVLAGAKGGIGTTVLATHLALAATGPQRAVCLVDLDLQAGDVGCYFDTTFHRSVADLADVAEDITGRVLEETLYNHESTLRLLLAPADGERAEEIPARAVRQVISALRSHFDIVVVDAGTTMNQANTAAIEVADQVVLLITPDVPALRAARRMTQLWNRLQARKEDELILVVNRCSREQDIQPAIAGRAVGAPLAAATIPASFRELEASVNSGRPHDLRTGAYTRSVSRLATELGINPRLRTPSGSPVRRGGREPKSSRTGARLRRSEVEEES, from the coding sequence ATGACCACGCGCATCCTCCTCGGTGCAAGCGAGACCGAACTGGTGGCCCTGATCCGCACCCTGGTCACCGAGCTCGGCGACAGCCACCTCCTGGATGCCCTCGGCACCTCCGAGGCCGTCCTCGACGCACTCGCGGTACTCCACACCGACGTCGACGTCGTCCTGCTGCACGAGGACCTCGGCCGGACCCCGGCCCTCCAACTCATCCACGAGATCTCGCTGCGCTACCCCAACCTCGGCATCGTCCTGCTCGCCCGAGAAGCCGCACCAGAGACGCTGCTCGCAGCCATGGAGGCCGGAGCCCGGGGCGTACTCACCCTGCCCCTCGGTCTGGAAACGCTCGAAGCCCGCCTGCACGCCACCGCCGGCTGGTCCCAGGCCATCCGCGACCACATTCACGGCGCCCGATCCGACCTCCAGGACAACCACAACGGCACGGTCATCGTGCTGGCCGGCGCAAAGGGCGGCATCGGAACCACCGTGCTTGCCACCCACCTCGCCCTGGCCGCGACCGGCCCCCAACGAGCCGTGTGCCTGGTCGACCTCGACCTCCAGGCCGGCGACGTCGGCTGCTACTTCGACACCACCTTCCACCGCTCCGTCGCCGACCTCGCCGACGTGGCAGAGGACATCACCGGCCGAGTCCTCGAGGAGACCCTCTACAACCACGAGTCCACCCTGCGACTCCTCCTCGCCCCGGCCGACGGCGAACGCGCCGAGGAGATCCCCGCCCGAGCGGTCCGCCAGGTCATCAGCGCGCTGCGCTCGCACTTCGACATCGTCGTCGTCGACGCCGGCACCACCATGAACCAGGCCAACACGGCAGCCATCGAGGTCGCCGACCAAGTCGTTCTGCTGATCACCCCCGACGTACCCGCCCTACGTGCAGCCCGACGGATGACCCAGCTGTGGAACCGTCTCCAGGCCCGGAAGGAGGACGAGCTGATCCTCGTGGTCAACCGCTGCTCCCGAGAACAGGACATCCAGCCGGCAATCGCCGGCCGCGCCGTCGGGGCCCCCCTTGCCGCCGCCACCATCCCCGCCAGCTTCCGCGAACTGGAGGCCTCCGTGAACTCAGGACGCCCGCACGACCTGCGCACCGGCGCCTACACCCGGAGCGTGAGCCGACTTGCCACAGAGCTGGGCATCAACCCCCGCCTCCGAACGCCCTCCGGCAGCCCTGTCAGGCGCGGCGGGCGGGAGCCCAAGAGCTCCCGCACCGGGGCCCGGCTCCGCCGCAGCGAGGTCGAGGAGGAATCGTGA
- a CDS encoding putative transposase (manually curated): MHLRYSYRIYPTAGQRSVLARTFGCARVVYNDALTARKAARKDGLPYPRSTDLQKRVITEAKRTPERAWLASVGVDPLIQSLRDLDTAYRNFFDSVSGKRAERPVGLPRFKSRKDSRQSLRFTRNGFRIRSNGKLNLAKIGDVRVKWSRALPTDPSSVTVVLDPSGRYHASFVVDLEPEHLPELDTEIGIDLWLTTYAVLSDGRVIDNPRFLRKAEKRLKAVQRALSRKAKGSKNRAKARRKVAKAHAKVADTRMDWLHKQTTRLIGENQAIYLEDLNVRGLARGHLAKSVHDAGWATFRRLLEEKAARHGRTIGVIGRLEPTSQVCSACGVLDGPKPLAVREWSCGACGVLHDRDLNAARNILAAGQADRLNASGGPRSPGVAIPRQARPVERGTHRNTSGMGCKPRAAGAAGIPALVGGEDVNSGWACRLCDGCRSGGRG, translated from the coding sequence GTGCACCTCCGGTACTCCTATCGCATCTACCCGACGGCAGGTCAGCGCTCTGTGCTGGCCCGGACGTTCGGGTGTGCGCGGGTGGTGTACAACGACGCCTTGACGGCTAGGAAGGCGGCGCGGAAGGACGGCCTTCCGTATCCCAGGAGCACCGACCTTCAGAAGCGGGTCATCACCGAAGCGAAGCGCACCCCGGAGCGGGCGTGGCTCGCATCGGTCGGCGTGGACCCGCTGATCCAGTCCCTGCGGGACCTGGACACCGCATACCGGAACTTCTTCGACTCCGTGTCCGGCAAGCGCGCGGAGCGGCCGGTCGGCCTTCCCCGGTTCAAGTCCCGGAAGGACAGCCGGCAGTCGCTGCGGTTCACCCGCAACGGATTCCGCATCCGGTCGAACGGGAAGCTGAACCTCGCGAAGATCGGCGACGTACGGGTCAAGTGGTCCCGTGCCCTGCCCACCGATCCGTCGTCCGTGACGGTCGTCCTCGACCCGTCCGGCCGTTACCACGCCAGCTTCGTCGTGGACCTCGAACCCGAGCACCTGCCCGAGCTGGACACCGAGATCGGCATCGACCTCTGGCTGACCACCTATGCCGTGCTGTCCGACGGCCGCGTGATCGACAATCCGCGCTTCCTGCGGAAGGCGGAGAAAAGGCTGAAGGCGGTACAACGCGCGCTGTCCCGCAAGGCCAAGGGCTCCAAGAACCGGGCCAAGGCCCGGCGCAAGGTCGCCAAGGCACACGCCAAGGTGGCCGACACCCGCATGGACTGGCTGCACAAGCAGACCACCCGGCTGATCGGCGAGAACCAAGCCATCTACCTGGAGGACCTGAACGTGCGCGGCCTCGCACGAGGCCATCTGGCCAAGTCCGTCCACGACGCCGGATGGGCCACCTTCCGGCGACTGCTCGAAGAGAAAGCGGCCCGCCACGGGCGCACCATCGGCGTGATCGGCCGCCTCGAGCCGACCAGCCAGGTGTGCTCCGCATGCGGCGTGCTGGACGGCCCCAAGCCTCTCGCGGTACGCGAGTGGTCCTGCGGGGCGTGCGGTGTGCTGCATGACCGTGACCTCAACGCTGCTCGGAACATCCTGGCCGCCGGGCAGGCGGACAGGCTAAACGCCTCCGGAGGGCCGAGAAGTCCCGGCGTGGCAATCCCACGCCAGGCACGGCCCGTCGAACGAGGAACCCACCGGAACACCAGCGGCATGGGGTGCAAGCCCCGCGCCGCAGGCGCGGCCGGAATCCCCGCCCTTGTAGGCGGGGAGGATGTCAACTCTGGATGGGCATGTCGGCTGTGCGACGGATGTAGATCGGGTGGAAGAGGGTGA
- a CDS encoding TadE-like protein translates to MNPRTRPSRPLPTGQRGQVSLELLGLLPLLILVLLAVMQLAVAVYAAQQADGAARVAARADSQGRDGTALGTDALDPWLRDGSTVLVTSGHASVRVLVPGVLTLFHPIYIRRTADMPIQS, encoded by the coding sequence GTGAACCCGCGCACCAGACCTTCGCGACCACTGCCGACAGGGCAGCGGGGCCAGGTGTCCCTCGAACTCCTCGGCCTGCTGCCACTGCTCATACTGGTCCTTCTCGCCGTGATGCAACTGGCCGTCGCCGTCTACGCGGCCCAGCAGGCCGACGGGGCCGCCCGAGTCGCCGCACGGGCGGACTCCCAGGGCCGCGACGGCACCGCGCTGGGCACCGACGCTCTGGACCCCTGGCTCCGTGACGGCTCCACCGTCCTCGTCACATCGGGCCATGCCTCCGTGCGTGTCCTCGTCCCCGGCGTCCTCACCCTCTTCCACCCGATCTACATCCGTCGCACAGCCGACATGCCCATCCAGAGTTGA
- a CDS encoding pilus assembly protein CpaF: MGLRERITDQVEQPAPGRTDLVTAYRQKLLAEVDLAELSTFSASQRRARLERVLSRIMSREGPVLSSYERSRLIRRVVDEALGLGVLEPLLEDPTVTEIMVNGPDVIFVERSGRLERVDARFPSIDQLYQTIDRIVSAVNRRVDESSPMVDARLPTGERVNVIVPPLSLTGPAMTIRRFPRPYSVDELIALGALDPPLAELLAAFVRARLNIIVSGGTGSGKTTMLNALSAFIPERERIVTIEDAAELSLQQEHVIQLESRPPNIEGRGQVTIRDLMRNSLRMRPDRIIVGEVRGGETLDMLQAMSTGHEGSLATVHANSAEDAVMRLETLASMSELHIPFEALRDQINSAVDVIVFLTRGSDGVRRVTEIAAVTSARREQFRLATLADFDQKPIGPDRTVRGRFRHHPLPARLADRLLLAGEHIPRGFPPPAPGHRAPSDETKRP; the protein is encoded by the coding sequence GTGGGGTTGCGCGAACGCATCACCGACCAGGTCGAACAGCCGGCACCCGGCCGGACCGACCTGGTCACCGCCTATCGGCAGAAACTCCTCGCCGAAGTGGACCTGGCCGAACTGTCCACCTTCAGCGCTTCCCAGCGAAGGGCGAGACTCGAACGGGTCCTCAGCCGCATCATGTCCCGCGAGGGGCCCGTCCTCAGCAGCTACGAACGGTCCAGGCTCATCCGGCGGGTCGTCGACGAAGCCCTGGGCCTCGGGGTGCTGGAACCCCTCCTGGAGGACCCGACCGTCACCGAGATCATGGTCAACGGGCCCGACGTGATCTTCGTTGAACGCTCCGGCCGCCTGGAACGCGTCGATGCCCGCTTCCCCAGCATCGACCAGCTCTACCAGACCATCGACCGCATCGTCTCCGCGGTGAACCGGCGCGTCGACGAGTCGAGCCCGATGGTCGACGCCAGACTCCCCACCGGCGAGCGGGTCAACGTCATCGTTCCGCCGCTCTCCCTCACCGGACCGGCCATGACGATCCGTCGTTTCCCGCGCCCGTATAGCGTCGACGAACTCATCGCCCTGGGCGCCCTGGACCCGCCCCTCGCCGAGCTGCTCGCCGCCTTCGTCCGCGCCAGACTCAACATCATCGTCTCCGGCGGCACCGGCAGTGGCAAGACCACCATGCTCAATGCCCTCTCCGCGTTCATCCCCGAACGGGAACGCATCGTCACCATCGAGGACGCCGCCGAACTGTCCCTGCAGCAGGAACACGTGATCCAGCTCGAGAGCAGGCCGCCCAACATCGAAGGCCGCGGCCAGGTGACCATTCGCGACCTGATGCGCAACAGTCTGCGCATGCGGCCCGACCGCATCATCGTCGGAGAGGTCCGCGGCGGCGAGACCCTCGACATGCTCCAGGCCATGAGCACCGGCCACGAGGGCTCCCTCGCCACGGTGCACGCCAACTCCGCCGAGGACGCCGTCATGCGCCTGGAAACCCTCGCCAGCATGAGCGAGCTCCACATCCCCTTCGAGGCGCTCCGGGACCAGATCAACAGCGCCGTCGACGTCATCGTCTTCCTCACCCGGGGCAGCGACGGAGTCCGGCGCGTCACCGAGATCGCCGCCGTCACCTCCGCCCGCCGCGAACAGTTCCGACTCGCCACCCTGGCCGACTTCGACCAGAAACCCATCGGCCCGGACCGCACCGTCCGCGGGCGCTTCCGGCACCACCCCCTCCCGGCTCGGCTGGCCGACCGGCTCCTGCTCGCCGGCGAACACATCCCCAGGGGCTTCCCGCCGCCCGCCCCCGGCCACCGCGCACCCTCCGACGAGACGAAGAGACCATGA